CGACAGGACGCGGGTTTTCGCCGAACATCCGTGCATGAGCTATTTCCCTCGCTTCTCCCGGCCCGCGCGCGCGGTCGCCCTGCTCGCCTTTGCGCTCCCCGCCGGTTCTGTCCTAGCGCAGAGGAAGCCGGTCGCGAAACCGTCAGCACTCTCGCCGGCAATGGCCCCGATTACCCGGGCCGTCTCCGCCGGCATCAGCGGCGAGCGCGCCTTCCGCACCGTCGACTACGTGCAGCGCTACTTCCGGTTGCCGGGCAATCGCGGCTTCGACCTCGCGATCGATACCGTCGCGTCGTTGCTGCGGGTGGCCGGCTACGTCGATGAAGCCACGGCGTCGCCGACGGCGCGTCTCGTGTATCGCGTCGAGTCGCGACCCATGCGCGACCTCGCCTGGACGCCCGAAGGCGCATCGATCACGATCGTTGGTCAGGCGGCGCCACTGCAGTCGTGGCCGAAGAATCTGAACATGATCGCCATCAACTCCGTATCCACGGCACCGGAGGGTGTGACCGCCGCCGTGGTCGACGTGGGTGCTGGTGCCGAAGCCGACTTCGCCGCGGTCGATGTGAAGGGCAAGATCGTGCTGGCCGAGGGCAACGCGCGATCGATCTTCGTGCGTGCGATGCAGAAGGGTGCCGCCGGTGTGCTCGCGGCGCAGAAGCTGCCCGAATACAACCAGCAGTCGAAGAACATCACGTCCATTCAGTTCACTGGCATTGCACGTGACACGCTCACGCCAGGCTGGCTGCTGTTCGTGTCGCGGGAGTCGCGCGATGCGCTCAAGTCGGCGCTCACGCGCGGGCCGGTCAGTGTGCACGTGGTCGTGAAGACGCTGTTGGAGAGTCGGCCCGAGCGCACGTTGGTGGCCGAAATCCGTGGCGCGTCCGTACCGTCTGAGCGCTTCATGTATTCGGCGCACGTGCAGGAGCCGGGCGCCAACGACAATGCCACCGGTGTCGGTACGCTGGCTGAGATGGCGCGCGTTGCGGCGCAGTTGGTGAAAGCCGGCACGGCCAATCCGAAGCGCACGCTGACGTTCCTGTGGGGCGACGAAATTCGCTCAACCGATCGGTTCATCAAGGAAGACAGCGTGCGTCGCACCGGCGTGAAGTGGGGCATGTCCCTCGACATGGTCGGCGAGAACACGGCGAAAACCGGTGGCACGTTCCTGATCGAGAAGATGCCCGATCCGAGCGCCGTCTGGGTGCGCGGCGAGGACAAGCACAGCGAGTGGGGCGGACGACCACTGGCCGAGAAGGACATCCGCCCGCACTGGTTCAACGACTTCGTTCGGCAGCGCTGCCTCGACCGCGCCGCACAGACCGGCTGGGTGGTGAAAGCCAATCCGTTCGAAGGCGGCAGTGATCACACGCCGTTCCTGAACGCGCAGATCCCCGCCGTATTACTCTGGCACTTCACCGACCAGCACTATCACACCGACCTCGATCGCATCGACATGGTCAGCGCCGCGTCGCTGGGCAACGTGGGCTCGTGCGCGCTGACCACGGGCCTCTTGCTTGCCGACGGCTCGCGCCCCGTCGTACTCGCGGCGCTGGAAGAACTCACCCGCGCGGCCGAGAAGGAGCTCGCCACACAGAAAGCCCTCGGCCGCGACACACTGTCGCGTGGCGGCACGGTAGAGACCGAGCATCACATCATCGACGCGTGGCGTGACTTCTACCTCGGCGCTATCGATCGCATTCCGGATATCGCCGTCGGTCCGATGGAGCTTGGCGCGGCGCTGAGCGCGGCGAAGGATCGGGTACGCAAGGCGGCTCTGTACGGGTTCTGAGTGCTTGCGGCGGCACCGGAGGTTCACGCGAAGCACGCGAAGGGCCGCGACCCTTCGCGCTCTTCGCGTGAACCAACAGCCTATCCGACCCACGGCACCAGCCGTAGACTCACCCCGTGTATTCCACCTGCCTGTTCTGCAGCGGCGCCCTCGGCCGCAATGACTCCATTGAACACTTTCCCGTCGGTCGTCGCCTCGCCTTCGACGCCGCTAAGGGACGGCTCTGGGTCATCTGCCCCACATGCGCTCGCTGGAACCTCACGCCGCTCGAGAGTCGCTGGGAGGCGATCGACGAGGCCGAGCGCGCGTATCGCGATACGAAGCTGCGGTCCGCTACTGAGCACATTGGTCTCGCGCGACTGAAAGAAGGCACGGAGCTCGTACGCATCGGTAAGCCGATGCTCCCCGAGTTCGCGGCGTGGCGATATGGTGGCGTGTTCAAGACACGGCATCGCAAGGAACTCGCGTGGCATTGGGGGTACGCCGGCGTGCAGCTCCTCGGCGCCGGGATCTCGTTCAGTGACTACAGCGGCTTCGCATCGATCGGGTTGATCTCGCTGACCAATCTCGCGCAATTCGCCAACCTCAGTCGAAGCATGTACCGGTCTCGCGTCCCGGTACTCACCGTGCGTACCCATCAAGGCGCGTTGCTTCGACTATCGGCAAATGATGCGGCGCAGTCCCACGTCATGTTGAACGAAGTCGGCCGGTGGTCGCTACGCGTGGATCATCGGATACGCGCCACAACGGGTCCGATTCTCCAAGCGCTCGGCGTGAAGTCGCGGCCGTCCATGCACTCCGACTACTCCGACATCGAGGACGACGCAGCCATTCGTGCCTTGGCGACCATACTGCCGATGGTCAATCAGACGGGCGGAAACCGCAAGTTGGTGGACTCCGCCGTCACGCTCATGACGCGGCGCCAGCCGGGCATCGGATTGCTGGTGCCGACGATCAGTCAGAGCCGGTCGATACGCTCGCAGCAGCGACTGCAGTTGGGCTTCGTCGATCCGACCGTCCGCCTCGCCCTCGAAATGAGCCTCCACGAGGACGACGAGCGTCGCGCCCTCGACGGCGAGCTGGCCGCACTTGAGGCGCGGTGGCGCGAGGCCGAGGAAATCGCCGGGATCGCCGACAATCTGCTTTTGCCATCCGAGATTGACGCCGAGCTCGAACGGCTTCGTCGCGAACGCCAATAGGGCACGCACGCGCGGCGACAGAACGCACCCTCGGAGCGTGCAGGATGTGTCGCGATATGCTATCCTCTCTGCCGATACGCAACTTTCACGCAGGAACGGGGCGTCGTGAACGGAACAGGCTACCTCTCGGTTAAAGCATTACACGTCATAGCGGTTATCGCCTGGTACGCCGGGTTGTTTTATATCTTCCGCCTGTACGTGTACCACGTGCAGAAGCGCAGCGAGCCGGCCGTGACCGCCACGCTCGAGGTCATGGAGCGGCGACTCATTCGCGCCATCATGACGCCGGCCATGGTCGTGGCCCTCGGCGCGGGCACGGCGATGCTGGTAATGAACCCGTCGCTGCTGAAGATGCCGTGGATGCACGCCAAGCTCGGCGCCGTCTTCTTCCTGCTCGGCTATCACGGCCTCGCGTCGTGGACGCGCAAGAAGTTCCTGCAGGGCGAGTACGTGCTCAGCGAGACGGCGTGCCGCTGGATCAATGAGGTCCCCACGATCCTGCTGCTCATCATCGTGATCGCCGTGATCGTACGACCGGGCATGTGAGGTGAACACGAACGGGCGGCATCTCACCATCAATGGTGTTCGACTCTGGGTCGAGGACACGGGTGGCAATGGACCGCCCGTCCTGTTCTCCCACGGCCTGCTGTGGAGCACCCGCATGTGGGACGCGCAGGTGACTGCGCTGCGCTCGCGCTACCGGTGCATTGCTTGGGATCATCGCGGGCAGGGACAGAGCGATGTGCCGAATGTTCGCGCTATCAGCATCGAGGACTGCTATGCCGATGCCGTCGCGCTTATCGAGCAGCTCGGCGTGGCGCCGGTCCATATCGTCGGGCTGTCGATGGGTGGATTCGTCGCCATGCGGCTCGCCGCGCGTCGCCCCGATCTGGTGCGCTCGTGTGTATTACTGGAAACGAGCGCCGAGGCCGAGCCCCCGGAGCACGTGCCGAGGTATCGCACGCTCAATCGCGTGGCGAGATGGTTCGGCCTCCGCATGGTCGCGAACAAGGTCATGCCAATCATGTTCGGCCGGACCTTTCTCACGGATCCGGCGCGTGCCGCCGAGCGCGATATGTGGCGCGAACGGCTATCGCGCAATCGCCGCGACATCTGGCGGGCCGTGAATGGCGTGATCGAGCGCCAACCCATCATGCCCGAGCTTTCGCGCATCACGGCGCCTACACTGATCATGGTGGGCGACGAAGATGTGGCGACCGTGCCGCTGAAGTCGGAGCGCATGCATGCCGCCATTCGCGGCTCGAAGCTGGTACGCATTCCGCACGCGGGGCACTCCAGCAGCGTGGAAGCGCCGGTGCACGTGACGGCAGCGATTGAATCGTGGGTCGGGCGCGTGGAGAAGGGAGAGCACGTCTGAGCGGCCGACCATATCTTTTCATCCACTGAACTCCTGATACATCCCGACCGGAGGCGTCGATGTACGAAGCGAAGACCAAGCCCACCACCGTCAGCGTGGACAGCTATCTCGCGGCGATCGCCGACGACACGCGCCGCGAGGATTGCCGCGCCCTGACGGCCCTCATGCAACGACTCAGTGGACACGAGCCGACCATGTGGGGCACCAGTATCGTCGGCTTTGGGAAGTATCACTACAAGTATGCCAGCGGTCATGAAGGCGACTCGTGCCTTGTCGGCTATTCGTCACGAAAGGGCGATATCAGCGTCTATCTGCTCGCCGGGTATGACACGGACGAGACCCGCGCCCTGCTGGCACAGCTCGGGCGGCACAAGATCGGCAAAGCCTGCCTCTACATCCGGCGGCTCTCCGATGTGCAATTGCCGGTGCTCGAGCAGTTGATCGCTCGCTCCATTGTGGAGACCCAGGCGCGGTATCCAGGCTAGCTCACCGCACGCGCGCAAACCGCACGTCCCGCGTGCGCGTATTTCCGGCGTAGAATCCGATCACCTGTCCATTGCGATCGCGCTCGAACAACAGCGTGGTCGCATCGACGACAAAGGTGTCCTTCGCACTGGCCGACAGCTTCACCGCGGCCGAGCGACGATTCTCCACAGTCAGGGCACCCTGCTTCACGCTCAGTGTGTAGTATGTCTCCAGTTCGTCGCTGTAGTAGCGACCAGCATACGCTGTCAGCTCCGCCGCCGTTGGTGACCATGCCTTCGGCGCCTCGCCGCTCAGTCGGGTGGCCCGCTGCACGCCATTCTGATTCAGCGTGAGGCCGACCACCTTCCGCGCCGCATCGCGCAGGAACGTCACCGACGCTTCGACACCGCGAATAGCGAACGCTGAATCTGAGGTGGCCGTCAGCTGTAGCCGGCCCTGACCGGTGGCCTGCGTAAATAGCGAGTCGCTGGATCGCGTGAACGTCAGGATGAACTGCGGCGCGGCATCGAGCGCATAGCGACCCACGTACTCATCGAAGCGCTTCGCGTCGAAGGCGAAGGTGGCAGCACTCTTGGCGCCAGACGCCGGCGTGAGCTCACTGAAGAATGCCTGCGCAATGCGAAACGCGACCTGCGAATCGAAGCCGGCATCGTTGCTCTGCACAGTCACCCCAGCGTCGATCTCGGGGTAGTACGCCAGCATGGAGCGGTGCGCCACATCGGCCCCACCATGATGGATTCGCTTGAGCGGGCCCTGGGTATCGGCGAACAGTCCCATACCATAGCCGGTGCTCTTGCCGGTGGTGAGCGTAAACGGCGTCATCATCTGCGCGATGCTGGCCGCCATTCCTACACGCGGATGCGCATAGTTCTCAACCCACCGCTGCAGGTCGCCGAGCGTGGTATAGATCGCGCCGGCACCCATCGAGGCCGGGAGGTCGCCGAGCGTGCGCCATTCGCCGTTCGTACCTCGCGTGTATCCCTCGGTCGCGCCGGGGACGGTCCCATGACGATCGCCGCGCACCATCGTGTGCGACATGCCGATGGGCCCGAACACATGCTGCTTCATGAAGTCGGGGAACGTCAGGCCGGAGACGCGCTCCACCGTGAGCGCCGCCAGCGCATAGCCGGTGTTGTTGTAGTTGAACTCCGCGCCAGGGATGTTCTGCAGCGCCGGCTGACGCTGCACGATGCCGAGCACCTCCGACCGCTCGATATGATCGCCCTCGTCGAAGCGACGGCCAGCCAAGGAGAGCCCGTTGTACAACTCGCGATAGCCACTGGTGTGCGTCAGCAGATTCCGTACGGTCACCATACGGCCAAGGTCCGGCAGTTCGGGGAGGTGCTTCCGGACATCGTCATCCAGGCTCAGCTTCCCCTGCTCCACCAGCAGCATCACCGCGAATGCCGTGAACTGCTTCGAGGTCGATCCGATATTCGTGGGTGTCGTCGCGAGGAACGGCACGTTGTACGCGAGGTTCGCCATGCCGTAGCCCTTCGCGAACAGCGTCCGACGACCGCGCCAGACGGCCACAGCGGCACCGGGGCCGTCGGTGCGGTCGTAGGGCGCGAGCAGCTGCGCCGCGAACGTGCGCGGGTCCTTCGACAAGACGTCACGCGCCGTCAACGTTATCGAGAAGTCGCCGACGGCGGAGTCCACCGGAATGACCTCGATCTGATGCAGCCCCTTCTCGCCAATCTCGACTTGTAGGCGCTCCAGCCCGCGCGGGCTCGCATTCACGGCGCGCAGCAGGCGACCGCGCGGCGTGAGCACGCGGACCATCGCATTCGCGCTGATCTGGTCAACGATCACGCGGACCATGACATTGGAGTCGGCGTCGAACCGGTATCGTGCGGTGTCTCCGCGGGCGAGTGTAGCGCGGAGGGGTCGGCCGACGCTGAGCGTGGCCGGCTGAGCCACGAGATCGGTCGCGCCGCTGAGGAGCGCGCCAATCAAGGCTACGCGATACGTGAGATGCATGAAGGGGCCTCGTGACAAGGAATGTCGCTCGGCCCCAATAATACGATCCCCAATACGATCACCGCGACCACCCCGTCATTCCCGACGGCCCTCAGCCAGGCACTGCATGGACTTCGATATCACGCACGGCAGCGCGATCCTCGCCCGCACGCCGGCCACGTTGCACGCGTTGCTTGACGGTCTCGATAGCGCATGGACGTCTGCCACCGAAGGCCCCGACACGTGGAGTGCGTACGACATCGTCGGGCACCTGCTGCATGGCGAGCGCACCGACTGGATTCCGCGGGCGCAGCTGATTCTGGCGCAGGGTGACACCCGTCGGTTCGCGCCGTTCGATCGCTTCGCGCAGTTCGAGGCCAGTCAGGGGCGCTCGCTGGAGGAGCTGCTGCGCGAGTTCACGGCGCACCGTGCGGCCAGTCTCGACACACTGCAGGGCTGGCACTTGTCCGACAGCCAACTCGCGCTGCGCGGTGAGCATCCGGCCTTCGGCGACGTCACGCTGCGTCAGTTGCTCGCCACCTGGGTGGCGCATGACCTCGGACACCTCGCGCAGATTGCGCGCGTCATGGCCAAGCAATATCGCGCCGCGGTGGGACCGTGGCGCGAATACCTCCCCATTCTCGACCGGTAAGGCGGAAAACGCTGACCGCGGCTACAGCAGCTTGCGTAGCACGTCGTCGTCGAGGCGGTGTCCACCACCGAAGGTGAACTCCTCCACGGCGATGCCCATCGCGTCGATGCGCTTGCGCAGCGTGCGACGGAACGAATCGGTCGCGAACTTGTCCTTGTCCCCCACGACGACCTGCACCACCGTGCCGTTCCATGCGGCCTTCATGGCGTCGTCCGACACATCGTGCGCCAGTCCGCCCGCCCACAACACGTGCGTCGCCACGTCGGCTCCCTCCTCAGGCACACCCCGATCGGCCACATCAGCCACCCAGCGCATGCTCATCGCGACGCCCTGCGAAAAGCCGAGAACCTTGATGGCCGGCACGTCACCGCGCGCTTCGAGAATCGCGTCGACTTCCTGACCGACGACCGCATGCAGCATGCCCAGCGCGTCGCGCAGGTCGTCTTCACGATCGTCGCGCGTGAGCCAGGTGGCACCGGTGCGCGCGAGATGCTTGCCGTCAGCCCGCGGCAGCTCCAGGTAGAACCGCGACAGCCCTTCGGGGGCGATCACCCGCGTCGCCTTCGGGACTTGCCGGGCGAACGTGGTCAGGAACTCGCTGGCCAGCTGGCCGTAGCCGTGAAACACCACCCACAACGTGGTGGTGTCGGCCGGCTCGGCGCCAGCGGTGGCGTACCGGGCCGTGCGCTCTACGGCGATCTTGTGAATAGTGATCGCCGCGGCGGCGTCACGAGTCGCGTCTTGGAATTCAGTCATCGTGTCTGAAGTCTAGTCCACCGCCCCCTTTCGCGCGCCTACGCATGTCTCAGCTCGAACTCGTTGCACTGCTGGTGCGAGAGTATGACCCGGCTATCCGGTTCTTCGTGGACGTTCTGCAGTTCGAGCTGGTCGAGGATGTCCCCTCGCTGACCAACGACGGCCGCGCCAAGCGATGGGTGGTCGTGCGCCCCGCCGGCGCAGTCACCGGCATCCTGCTGGCGCAGGCCGACGGCGAACGGCAAGTCGCCGGTGTGGGCGAGCAGTTCGCTGGCCGGGTCGGCTTCTTCCTACGCGTCGAGGATTTCGACGGCAGCTACGCGCGGCTGGTCGCCGCCAACGTCACGTTCCTCAGCGCGCCTCGCGTCGAGGCCTACGGTACCGTGGCCGTATTCGTGGACTGCGAAGGCAATCGATGGGACCTGCTCGGTCCGGCATATATCGTGGCCCCGGATCATCCGCCGGCCAAGTAAGCCACCTACTTGTTGGCGTCGAGCAGCTTCTTCCGCTCCAGCCAGCTTTGTCCGTCGGTGATCCACGCCGCCGGCGGTTCACCCTTCAGGTAGTGGGCGAACCACTGGAGAATGCGCCGCTCGTAATCCACCGCATTCTCCTTCTTGCCCAGTCCGTGCCCTTCTCCCGGGTACAGCAGCATCACGGCGTGCTTGCCGGCGCGCCTCGCGTAGTTGTACAGCTCCACGCCCTGACGCATGTCCACGGTGGGATCCTCGCCGCCGATCTCGATCAGCAGCGACTTGGCGCGCATCTCGTGAATCTTGGTAATCGGCGAGTTGCGCGTCATCGCGGCCACATCCTCCCACGGCGCCACCTGCATGCGGAACTGCCCCGTCTCCCAGTGATCGAACTCGGGCACCGAACTCCAGTGCATCTGTCCCGCAAAGCTCACCATGTCGGAGATGCCGGCGCCCATCACGGCCGTGGCGAACAGCGAGCTGTGCGTGGCCAGGAACGCCGCTTCATAGCCACCCTGCGAATGTCCGGCATGACCCACACGGGCGGGATCTACCAGTCCGCGCGCGAGCACGCTGCGCACCGCCGGTTCGACGGAGTGCAGCACCGAAATGCCGGGCTCACGCGGACGGAACACGATGTCGGGCATCAGCACGAAGTAGCCCTGCTGCGTGAACACGTTCGCGTTGTAGTAGTCGTTCTCGCGCGGCACGATGTAGCGATGCAATCCCTGCGTGAGTAGCTCATACGTGTACACGATCATCGGATACTTCTTGCCGGGCACATAGTTCGCCGGGTAGTACAGAATCGCCTGCAGCGGTTTGCCGATGCTGCTGGTGAAGTTCATCAGCTCGGCCTTGCCCCACGCGAAGTCACGCTGAAAGCTGTTCGTGTTCGACATCGCCTTGGCATTGGCTAAGTCACCGGCCGCCACGTACACGTTGGGCGATTCGTCGAAGCGTTGACGCGTGTACAGGTACGTGTCGCTGCTGTCCGCCTTCGCTAACGCGGCGAATTGCGCATCCCCAAGCGCGAGCGTCGTCACCGTACCGTTGGCGAGCCGTGCGTAGCCGCTCTGCTTGCTGCGCTTGCCGTACAGCGACAGATACACCGGCTTCGACACGTCCACCGCGCGGTCGGCCGCCGACCCACCGAAGCCGACGAACGACACCACGCGATGCTCGAGACCGTCGCGCGCCCCGTTGGTGAGGGCGCGACCGCCCGAGCCGTCGAGGGCCAACGCCCACACATCGTACGCACTATTCACCAGCAACGTCTTGCCATCCTTCGACCAGAGCGGCGTGCCGATGGGCGGCAGCACATCCATGGGATGGTCGTCTTCGCGATCCACGAAGTCCACGCGGCCACCGGCCAGGCGCGCCGTGAGATTGGTGCGCGCGCCGCTCGCCACGTCCACCGCCCAATAGTCGCGTCCATCAAACCAGACATGCCGACGACCGGTGGGATCACCACCGAAGGAGTAGCGGATCTTCGTGAGCAGTTTCGTGCGCGCGCCCGTAGCCAGATCGACCGTGTAGATATCCAGGTCGCGACGCCCGAACATCTGTCCGAAGGGATAGGGGGTGCGATCAGTCTCGGTCGCGAACCGATCGCCCTCGAGCACGGTAGTCTGCTCCGCGATATTCGTGCTCAACGCCTTCACACTCGGCGCGTCGAGTAGCCAGCTCGCGAGCAGCGTGCTGCGCAGATCGCGCTGTTCGCTCGAGCGCTGTTCGGGAATCACGTGCACATCCTTCGGATGCCAGATCTCGACGTCGGAGACTTTCTCGTCAGTCTTCTTCGGTAGCGCCGCCACCGGCTCGCGCGTGCGCAGTCCCACGTACAGCGTGCGACCATCCTTCGACCACGATGGCCGACGATAGTCGGCAATGCGAAAACCCGCGGGCACCGCGTGAGCCACATTCGCGTCGAGCACGCGCGGTGCCGCGGCGTCCGCACGGCCGACGTCGCGCCACGCGAGAATCGTATGCGCCGTATCGGCAAACTCTTTTGCCGATACCGAGCGCAGCGCGGCCAGATCATGGCTGTTTGCGCGCCAGGATAGACCGCGATACACCGACGAGGACGCCTCGAGCACGTGCACGGCACCGATGCGTCCGTCGTACAACTGCACCGCATTGCCGGCACTGCCCGTCGCCGCGCCGTCGACCATGATCGCGAACGCCAGCTGCGCGCCTACTCCCGACCATGCCTGCTCGGTCACGTTGTTCAGCACCAGGCGCGTGCCGGACGCCAGCGACAACACCATCACGTCGGAGCTCTTCTTGCCTTCCGCGGCGTACTTGGTGACCGCGACGAACTGTCCGTCGGCGCTGAAC
The Gemmatimonas sp. DNA segment above includes these coding regions:
- a CDS encoding M28 family peptidase is translated as MSYFPRFSRPARAVALLAFALPAGSVLAQRKPVAKPSALSPAMAPITRAVSAGISGERAFRTVDYVQRYFRLPGNRGFDLAIDTVASLLRVAGYVDEATASPTARLVYRVESRPMRDLAWTPEGASITIVGQAAPLQSWPKNLNMIAINSVSTAPEGVTAAVVDVGAGAEADFAAVDVKGKIVLAEGNARSIFVRAMQKGAAGVLAAQKLPEYNQQSKNITSIQFTGIARDTLTPGWLLFVSRESRDALKSALTRGPVSVHVVVKTLLESRPERTLVAEIRGASVPSERFMYSAHVQEPGANDNATGVGTLAEMARVAAQLVKAGTANPKRTLTFLWGDEIRSTDRFIKEDSVRRTGVKWGMSLDMVGENTAKTGGTFLIEKMPDPSAVWVRGEDKHSEWGGRPLAEKDIRPHWFNDFVRQRCLDRAAQTGWVVKANPFEGGSDHTPFLNAQIPAVLLWHFTDQHYHTDLDRIDMVSAASLGNVGSCALTTGLLLADGSRPVVLAALEELTRAAEKELATQKALGRDTLSRGGTVETEHHIIDAWRDFYLGAIDRIPDIAVGPMELGAALSAAKDRVRKAALYGF
- the hemJ gene encoding protoporphyrinogen oxidase HemJ, whose amino-acid sequence is MNGTGYLSVKALHVIAVIAWYAGLFYIFRLYVYHVQKRSEPAVTATLEVMERRLIRAIMTPAMVVALGAGTAMLVMNPSLLKMPWMHAKLGAVFFLLGYHGLASWTRKKFLQGEYVLSETACRWINEVPTILLLIIVIAVIVRPGM
- a CDS encoding alpha/beta fold hydrolase, coding for MNTNGRHLTINGVRLWVEDTGGNGPPVLFSHGLLWSTRMWDAQVTALRSRYRCIAWDHRGQGQSDVPNVRAISIEDCYADAVALIEQLGVAPVHIVGLSMGGFVAMRLAARRPDLVRSCVLLETSAEAEPPEHVPRYRTLNRVARWFGLRMVANKVMPIMFGRTFLTDPARAAERDMWRERLSRNRRDIWRAVNGVIERQPIMPELSRITAPTLIMVGDEDVATVPLKSERMHAAIRGSKLVRIPHAGHSSSVEAPVHVTAAIESWVGRVEKGEHV
- a CDS encoding DUF1801 domain-containing protein; amino-acid sequence: MYEAKTKPTTVSVDSYLAAIADDTRREDCRALTALMQRLSGHEPTMWGTSIVGFGKYHYKYASGHEGDSCLVGYSSRKGDISVYLLAGYDTDETRALLAQLGRHKIGKACLYIRRLSDVQLPVLEQLIARSIVETQARYPG
- a CDS encoding serine hydrolase domain-containing protein, whose amino-acid sequence is MHLTYRVALIGALLSGATDLVAQPATLSVGRPLRATLARGDTARYRFDADSNVMVRVIVDQISANAMVRVLTPRGRLLRAVNASPRGLERLQVEIGEKGLHQIEVIPVDSAVGDFSITLTARDVLSKDPRTFAAQLLAPYDRTDGPGAAVAVWRGRRTLFAKGYGMANLAYNVPFLATTPTNIGSTSKQFTAFAVMLLVEQGKLSLDDDVRKHLPELPDLGRMVTVRNLLTHTSGYRELYNGLSLAGRRFDEGDHIERSEVLGIVQRQPALQNIPGAEFNYNNTGYALAALTVERVSGLTFPDFMKQHVFGPIGMSHTMVRGDRHGTVPGATEGYTRGTNGEWRTLGDLPASMGAGAIYTTLGDLQRWVENYAHPRVGMAASIAQMMTPFTLTTGKSTGYGMGLFADTQGPLKRIHHGGADVAHRSMLAYYPEIDAGVTVQSNDAGFDSQVAFRIAQAFFSELTPASGAKSAATFAFDAKRFDEYVGRYALDAAPQFILTFTRSSDSLFTQATGQGRLQLTATSDSAFAIRGVEASVTFLRDAARKVVGLTLNQNGVQRATRLSGEAPKAWSPTAAELTAYAGRYYSDELETYYTLSVKQGALTVENRRSAAVKLSASAKDTFVVDATTLLFERDRNGQVIGFYAGNTRTRDVRFARVR
- a CDS encoding DinB family protein encodes the protein MDFDITHGSAILARTPATLHALLDGLDSAWTSATEGPDTWSAYDIVGHLLHGERTDWIPRAQLILAQGDTRRFAPFDRFAQFEASQGRSLEELLREFTAHRAASLDTLQGWHLSDSQLALRGEHPAFGDVTLRQLLATWVAHDLGHLAQIARVMAKQYRAAVGPWREYLPILDR
- a CDS encoding VOC family protein, which translates into the protein MSQLELVALLVREYDPAIRFFVDVLQFELVEDVPSLTNDGRAKRWVVVRPAGAVTGILLAQADGERQVAGVGEQFAGRVGFFLRVEDFDGSYARLVAANVTFLSAPRVEAYGTVAVFVDCEGNRWDLLGPAYIVAPDHPPAK
- a CDS encoding prolyl oligopeptidase family serine peptidase, translating into MTTRFAAQWFAALVLPVGFAFPAMAQGKPTLTAQDYGTWESLTAARLAPSGRWLAYGVNRVNEENELRLRGGTRDTTIVVPYGVQSQFAATSQWVAYLIGVAPKERDRLVKEKKPVRTAFGARNLDTGDTIGIPDASAFAFSADGQFVAVTKYAAEGKKSSDVMVLSLASGTRLVLNNVTEQAWSGVGAQLAFAIMVDGAATGSAGNAVQLYDGRIGAVHVLEASSSVYRGLSWRANSHDLAALRSVSAKEFADTAHTILAWRDVGRADAAAPRVLDANVAHAVPAGFRIADYRRPSWSKDGRTLYVGLRTREPVAALPKKTDEKVSDVEIWHPKDVHVIPEQRSSEQRDLRSTLLASWLLDAPSVKALSTNIAEQTTVLEGDRFATETDRTPYPFGQMFGRRDLDIYTVDLATGARTKLLTKIRYSFGGDPTGRRHVWFDGRDYWAVDVASGARTNLTARLAGGRVDFVDREDDHPMDVLPPIGTPLWSKDGKTLLVNSAYDVWALALDGSGGRALTNGARDGLEHRVVSFVGFGGSAADRAVDVSKPVYLSLYGKRSKQSGYARLANGTVTTLALGDAQFAALAKADSSDTYLYTRQRFDESPNVYVAAGDLANAKAMSNTNSFQRDFAWGKAELMNFTSSIGKPLQAILYYPANYVPGKKYPMIVYTYELLTQGLHRYIVPRENDYYNANVFTQQGYFVLMPDIVFRPREPGISVLHSVEPAVRSVLARGLVDPARVGHAGHSQGGYEAAFLATHSSLFATAVMGAGISDMVSFAGQMHWSSVPEFDHWETGQFRMQVAPWEDVAAMTRNSPITKIHEMRAKSLLIEIGGEDPTVDMRQGVELYNYARRAGKHAVMLLYPGEGHGLGKKENAVDYERRILQWFAHYLKGEPPAAWITDGQSWLERKKLLDANK